Below is a genomic region from Cohaesibacter intestini.
GCGGTCGTGACTGGCTGGTGGAGGAACAGGAGCAAAGGTCATGGGCAACTGGTCACAAGCCACCCAGTTTGATCAATCGACGGCAATAGAAGAGATTGTCTTCTTCGCCAATCGTCTGCTTGAGGGCTCACGACCGGTACGGTTGCTGGTGGGGGAGGATGGCTTTGGCCGCTCGATGTTGCTCGACCTTGCTCGCCATACGGTTTGCGCCAAACAGGCCGCGGTTCTGACTGTGTCAGTTGTGCCGCAAGACGGCTATGGCTGGGGTCTCGACCCTGATTTTGCCACCGGTTTGGCGCAAGGCGGGCAACAAGGGCTCAAAGCCATGGCAGCGTTGTTGGATCGCTTCTTTGCTGGGGTGAGGGCGCAAGCCAATCGCCACAGGGGTGATGAGCATGCCATAATCCGAAAACGGCTGGAGGTCTTGCGGCCGTTGACTGGTGGACGCCATTTGTCTCACCGCCTTCTCTCCTACTGGCAGGCATATGGGGAAGGCGATCAAAGGCAAATGGCGCTCGCCTTGTCACAGCTTGGTCAGCCGGTGGCGGGGATCAGTCCAATTGATCAGCTGAGTTTGATGTCTGTCCTTTGTCAATTAAGCGGTGTCGCCGGAGTGCTGATCATTCTGCGTGGAGAGGATGATGCGTCGCTGATGCAGGCCTTTGATGCGGTTTCCAATTTTGCGCAGCCGGGCTGTCCGTCGGAACTTTTCCTGCAAAGGATGGGCTTTCTGGTGGTGGCCAATCCCGCCGCTTTGCATCGAAGGGAAAGTCAGGCCTTGATGGACATTAGCCCTCATGCCATGCGGTCGGCGATAGAGCAAGGAGGCCGTCTGGTCACCCAGATCCATCGCCTGTCCATCAATGTGCCAAGGCTCTGTGTTGAGGACTATTTGCGGGCCTGACGGGCTTTATAAAAAGCGTGAGATCATCAGGCGAATTATGGCCTGCTGATCAGTGGTATGGTCGATGTCGGGAAGAGGTCTGGATGGTGAGCAGGCCGCTTGTGCCGGAGCGGCCCGTCAGCAATCCTAGCGCTTGGGTGCGCGGCGTGTGACAGTGTCCGGGCGGCCGGGCAGGGCAAGTTTGGGCAAATCGCGGGGCTTTTGGGAAATGACCTTGCCCTTGGCGATGACCGTCAGCCGGGTGGCGCGCAGGCGGATGGCGTCGATCGGGTCATTGGCGTCGAGAAGGACGAGGCTCGCCTTCTTGCCCACCGCGAGGCCATAATCCTCAAGGCCCATAATCGCGGCGCTGTCGATGGTCACCATGTCGAAGCATTTGCGCATGTCTGCCGGGCTGGTCATTTGCGCCACATGCAGGCCCATGAAGGCGACGTCGAGCATGTCGGCGGTGCCGAGCGAATACCAAGGGTCAAGCACGCAATCCTGACCAAAGCCGACGCGGATGCCGTGCGCCAGCATTTCCGGCACGCGGGTCTGGCCGCGGCGCTTGGGATAGGTGTCGTGGCGACCTTGCAGGACAATGTTGATCAGCGGATTGGGGATGGCGGAGACTTCGGCCTCGGCGATCAGCGGCAGCAATTTCGAGACATAATAATTGTCCATCGAATGCATTGAGGTCAGGTGCGAGCCAGCGACCCGACCTTGCAGGCCCAAACGCTGGGTTTCATAGGCCAGCTGCTCAATATGGCGTGACAGCGGATCGTCACTTTCATCGCAATGCATGTCGACCATCAGGCCGCGCTTGGCAGCCACTTCACAGAGCTCGGTTACCGAACGGCGGCCATCTTCCATGGTGCGCTCAAAATGCGGGATGCCACCGACAATGTCGACGCCCAGATCGAGCGCCCGCAAGGTGCAGTCCTTGGCGGTGGGGGAGCGGAAATAGCCATCCTGTGGGAAGGCGACCAGCTGCAGATCGATATAGTCTTTGACCTTGTCGCGGACGGACAAAAGGGCGCGGACGCCTTTCAGCCCGTCTTCGTCGGACGTGTCGACATGGGTGCGGATGGCCAGCAGGCCCATGGATGCCGCCCAGTCGCAATAGGCGAGCGCCCTCGTTTCGATGTCTTCTTCGGTCTGGATCGGCTTGAGCTCGCCCCACAGATTGATGCCTTCAAGCAGGGTGCCGGAGGCATTGATGCGCGGGGTGCCATAGGACAGGGTGGCGTCCATATGGAAATGCGGGTCGACAAGGGGCGGGGCAACAAGAATGCCCGACGCGTCGATGATCTCGCCCGCTTCGGCCGTGATGTTGGGCTCGATGGCGGCGATTTTGCCGTCTTTGATGGCGATGTCGGCAATGGAGCCGTCTTTTATAGAGCCGTCCTCTCGGACTTTGCTGGGCAGTGTGCCGCCCTTGACGATGAGATCAAACATTATCGTTCCCCCTTGAGATATGGGATCATCAGTGCCTTTGGATAGGTGGCACGACGGGCCATGATGATCAAGGCAAGAATGGACAGAAGATAGGGCATCATCAGGAACAGCTGATAGGGCAGAACGCCGCCGGTTACCTGCTGCAGGCGGATCTGATAGGCATCAAAGGCGGCAAAGAGAATAGCCCCCAACAGGGCCTTGCCCGGACGCCAAGAGCCAAACACCACCAGCGCGATGCAGACCCAGCCACGGCCATTGACCATCTCAAAGAAGAAGGAGTTGAAGGCCGACATGGTGAGGAAAGCGCCGCCAACGGCCATCATGGCGCTGCCGCACATGACCGCGCCCATGCGGATGGCGACGACAGAAATGCCCTGCGCTTCGACGGATTCTGGATTTTCGCCGACCGCACGGACCGCAAGGCCGAGCGGGGTGCGATAGAGAATATAGGCCACGAGCGCCACGCAGACGAAGCTGAGATAGGTGAGCGGTGTCTGGGCAAATAAGGCTTCGCCAATCACCGGCAGAGACGACAGGCCCGGAATGGCATAGGGCTCGAAGGCTTCGATTTTCGGTGGCGAGGTGACCTTGGGCAGCACCAGTCGGTAGGTATAATAGGTGAGCGAGGTGGCAAGCAGGGTGATGCCGATGCCCGTCACATGCTGGGACAGGGCAAGGGGCACGGTCAAAAGTCCATGCAGCGCCCCGATGGCGAGGCCAACAGTGGCAGCAACAAAGACGCCAAGCCAGAGATCGCCGCCGAGATAGACGGTGACCCAGCCAGCAAAGGCCCCGGCGGTCATGATGCCTTCGATGCCAAGATTGAGAATGCCCGCCCGTTCGCAGACCAATTCGCCCATGGTGGCGAAAATCAGCGGCGAAGCGATGCGGATGACGGCGACCCAGAAAGAGCTGGTCAGCAGGATGTCTAAAGCCTCAAGCATGGTCTATCTCCAGCGGATCCGGAAGCGGGTCAACATAATGGCCGTGACCATGGTCAAAAGGGCGGTTGCGACCATCACATCGGCAATATAGCTCGGCACGCCTGCGGTGCGGCTCATGGCATCGGCCCCGACAAAGATGCCGGAGACGAAAATGGCCGACAAGATGACCCCAAGCGGGTTGAGCATGGCCAGCATGGCGACGACGATGCCGGTATAGCCATAGCCCGGCGACAGGTCGAGGCTGAGGCTGCCTTTGAGGCCCGCAACTTCGGAAAAGCCAGCCAGTGCGGCGATGCCGCCGGACAGAAGGGCGGTTTTCATCAGCACGCCATTGACGCTGATGCCCGCAAAGCCCGACGCATTTGGATTGTGGCCGACGGCGCGCATTTCAAAGCCGAGGGTGGTTTTCTTCATGATCACCCAGAGGAAGATCGCCGCGCCAACCGCGATGACAAAGCCATAATGCAGGCGCTTGCCTTTGACCACACGGGACAGGGTGGCGGCATCGTCAACCGCTTCGGATTGTGGCCAGCCGAGACCCATCGGGTCTTTGAGGGGACCTTCGAGCAGCATCGACACAAATAGCAGGATGACAAAATTGAGCAAAAGCGTGGTGACGACTTCATCGACGCCAAAGCGGATTTTGAGGAAAGCCGGTCCCAGCAGCATCACTGCGCCAGCCAGCATGGAGGCGGCCATGATGGCGGGGATCAGCAAATAAGAGGGAAGCGGTAACGCGCCGGTGCCCATCAGGATGGTGACCACGGCGCCGATATAAAGCTGGGCTTCAGCGCCGATATTCCACAGCTTGGCGCGGAAGGCGACGGCGACCGCAAGGCCGGTGAAGATCAGCGGGGTGGCGCGGGTCAGGGTTTCGAAAAAGGCAAATTGCGAGCCAGCCGCGCCTTTGGCCACCAGATAGAAGACCGAGAAGGGCGACGCACCTGCCATCAAGACGAGGATGGAGGAAAAAATCAGGGTCGCGAGGATCGCGCCAACCGGATAGAGGATGGAGGCAGCGAGCGATTTGGTGTCTTTGGGTTCCAGTCTCATGCATCGGCCCCCTTCTTGTGGCCAGCCATCAAAATGCCGAGCTCTTTGATGCTGCGTTCGCCGCGCGCCGATGGGGCGGACAATTTGCCCTGACTGATGACAACGATCTTGTCGGACAGCAGGCGGATTTCGTCGAGATCCTCGGAAATCAGCAGAATAGCCGCGCCGTTGCTGCGAGCTTCGAGTAGCTTTTGGTGGACATAATTGACCGCGCCGACATCAAGGCCACGGGTCGGCTGGGCGGCGACGATCAATTTGGGGTGGCTGTCGAGCGCCCGGGCGAGAATGAGCTTTTGCATATTGCCGCCGGATAGCAGCCGGATGGGGGCGTCCGGTGACGGGCATTTGACATCATAATCGGCGATGGCCTGCTCGGTGAAGGCGCGGGCCTTGGCTTTGTTCATCCAGCCCAAACGGGAATAGGGGGCGTCGCGGTAATTTTCCAAAATGGTATTTTCGAGGATCGACATGTCGCCGATGGTGCCGGTGCTGTGGCGATCTTCGGGGATGCGGCCAATGCCTGCGGCCAGTGCCTTTTGTGGCGACCAGTCTTCGATATAGGAACCGCAAAAGAGCATGTCGCCGCTTTCGGGCGCCAGCATGCCGGACAGCAAGGCCGACATGGCAACCTGCCCATTGCCGGAGACGCCTGCAAGGCCGGTGATTTCGCCTTCATGCAGGGTGAGGGTGATGTCATCAAGGCGGGTGGCGGTGCCGATTTGCGGGGTGGTGACCGCCATCAATTCAAGCACCGGCGCGCCGGGTTCCTTGCTTTCGACGACGGGCAGCGGGATTTCTTCGCCGACCATCAATTCGGCCAGCTCGTGGCGGTCGGTCTCAGTGGTGACGCGCTCGCCGGACAATTTGCCGGAGCGCAGGACCAGCACGCGGTCGCTGATTTGCATCACTTCGTTCAATTTGTGGGAGATGAAGACCACGGACAGGCCGTCACGGATCAGATGGCGCAGGGTTTCGAACAGCGCGTCTGTTTCCAGCGGGGTGAGCACTGCGGTCGGCTCATCAAGGATTAGAATGCGGGCATTGCGATAGAGCGCCTTGAGGATTTCGACCCGCTGGCGTTCGCCAACCGTCAGATCGGAAATCATCGCATCCGGGTCGACCGTCAGGCCGAAATTGTCCGACAGCTCTAGAATGCGCTTGCGGGCCGCCTTGCGATCAAAGCGCAAAGACCAAAGGCTCTGGGTGCCAAGGGCGATATTGTCGAGGACAGAAAGATTGTCGGTCAGGGTGAAATGCTGGTGCACCATGCCGATGCCTGCCTCCAGCGCGGCTGACGGATCACCGGGCGTCAGGGGTGTGCCAAAGGCTTCGACATGGCCCTCATCGGCGACATAATGGCCGAAAAGGATATTCATCAGGGTGGTTTTGCCCGCGCCATTCTCGCCCAATAGGGCAATGACCTCGCCCTTCCGCAAGTCAAAGCTGACGGAATCGTTGGCGATCAGGGGGCCGAAGCGTTTGGTGATCGCATCGAGGCGGAGAACAATCTCCGCCTCTTGCATCTTGTCTTTTGTCATTAGCTTGATTTTGGCTCGGTGTCGTTGATTTCGACCACGAAGGATCCGTCCTTGATGGCGGCTTCCTTCTCGGCGACCAGCTTGAGGGCCGCTTCAGGGATTTTGCCTTCAAAGGTGCCGAATGGAGCAAGCGAGCAGCCGCCTTCTTTCATGAAGGAATAGATGCCGTAATTTTCGGCCTTGAAGTTGCCAGCTTTCAGCTGAGCGATGGCATGGTCGAGGGTTGGCTCGAAATGCCACAGGGCAGAGGCCACCACGGTCTCTGGATAATCGGCCTGGGTGTCGATGACGTTGCCAACGGCCAGCAAGCCTTTTTCCTTGGCGGCATCGGACACACCAAAGCGCTCGGCATAAAGCAAGTCAGCGCCAGCTTCGATCTGGGCGAAGGCGGTTTCCTTGGCTTTCGGAGGATCGAACCAAGAGCCGATGAAGGCGACCTGGAAGGTGATGTCCGGAGCGATTTCTTTGGCGCCTGCCATGAAGGCATGCATCAGGCGGTTGACTTCCGGGATCGGATAGCCGCCGACCATGCCGATGTTTTTGGACTTGGTCATGGCCCCGGCAATGATGCCGGACAGGTAGGAGGCGTCCTGAATGTAATTGTCAAAGACGGCGAAGTTTGGCGCATCGTCTTTTGGCATGAAGCTCGAGCCAAGCAGGAAGGAGACGTCCGGATAGTCGGCAGCCACGGCGCGGGCGGCTTTCTCAACGGCAAAGGCTTCGCCGATGATCAGCTTGTGGCCGGATTCGCAATATTCGCGCATGACGCGCTCATAATCGCTGTTGGAGACATTCTCGGAATAGACATAGG
It encodes:
- a CDS encoding ABC transporter ATP-binding protein, encoding MTKDKMQEAEIVLRLDAITKRFGPLIANDSVSFDLRKGEVIALLGENGAGKTTLMNILFGHYVADEGHVEAFGTPLTPGDPSAALEAGIGMVHQHFTLTDNLSVLDNIALGTQSLWSLRFDRKAARKRILELSDNFGLTVDPDAMISDLTVGERQRVEILKALYRNARILILDEPTAVLTPLETDALFETLRHLIRDGLSVVFISHKLNEVMQISDRVLVLRSGKLSGERVTTETDRHELAELMVGEEIPLPVVESKEPGAPVLELMAVTTPQIGTATRLDDITLTLHEGEITGLAGVSGNGQVAMSALLSGMLAPESGDMLFCGSYIEDWSPQKALAAGIGRIPEDRHSTGTIGDMSILENTILENYRDAPYSRLGWMNKAKARAFTEQAIADYDVKCPSPDAPIRLLSGGNMQKLILARALDSHPKLIVAAQPTRGLDVGAVNYVHQKLLEARSNGAAILLISEDLDEIRLLSDKIVVISQGKLSAPSARGERSIKELGILMAGHKKGADA
- a CDS encoding ABC transporter permease, with product MLEALDILLTSSFWVAVIRIASPLIFATMGELVCERAGILNLGIEGIMTAGAFAGWVTVYLGGDLWLGVFVAATVGLAIGALHGLLTVPLALSQHVTGIGITLLATSLTYYTYRLVLPKVTSPPKIEAFEPYAIPGLSSLPVIGEALFAQTPLTYLSFVCVALVAYILYRTPLGLAVRAVGENPESVEAQGISVVAIRMGAVMCGSAMMAVGGAFLTMSAFNSFFFEMVNGRGWVCIALVVFGSWRPGKALLGAILFAAFDAYQIRLQQVTGGVLPYQLFLMMPYLLSILALIIMARRATYPKALMIPYLKGER
- a CDS encoding amidohydrolase family protein, with the translated sequence MMFDLIVKGGTLPSKVREDGSIKDGSIADIAIKDGKIAAIEPNITAEAGEIIDASGILVAPPLVDPHFHMDATLSYGTPRINASGTLLEGINLWGELKPIQTEEDIETRALAYCDWAASMGLLAIRTHVDTSDEDGLKGVRALLSVRDKVKDYIDLQLVAFPQDGYFRSPTAKDCTLRALDLGVDIVGGIPHFERTMEDGRRSVTELCEVAAKRGLMVDMHCDESDDPLSRHIEQLAYETQRLGLQGRVAGSHLTSMHSMDNYYVSKLLPLIAEAEVSAIPNPLINIVLQGRHDTYPKRRGQTRVPEMLAHGIRVGFGQDCVLDPWYSLGTADMLDVAFMGLHVAQMTSPADMRKCFDMVTIDSAAIMGLEDYGLAVGKKASLVLLDANDPIDAIRLRATRLTVIAKGKVISQKPRDLPKLALPGRPDTVTRRAPKR
- a CDS encoding ABC transporter permease codes for the protein MRLEPKDTKSLAASILYPVGAILATLIFSSILVLMAGASPFSVFYLVAKGAAGSQFAFFETLTRATPLIFTGLAVAVAFRAKLWNIGAEAQLYIGAVVTILMGTGALPLPSYLLIPAIMAASMLAGAVMLLGPAFLKIRFGVDEVVTTLLLNFVILLFVSMLLEGPLKDPMGLGWPQSEAVDDAATLSRVVKGKRLHYGFVIAVGAAIFLWVIMKKTTLGFEMRAVGHNPNASGFAGISVNGVLMKTALLSGGIAALAGFSEVAGLKGSLSLDLSPGYGYTGIVVAMLAMLNPLGVILSAIFVSGIFVGADAMSRTAGVPSYIADVMVATALLTMVTAIMLTRFRIRWR
- a CDS encoding BMP family protein; translated protein: MQLSGGFALSLAAFGQKAWAAEPIPTAAIYTVPVEQQWVSRIHVAAEAAKARGDITYVYSENVSNSDYERVMREYCESGHKLIIGEAFAVEKAARAVAADYPDVSFLLGSSFMPKDDAPNFAVFDNYIQDASYLSGIIAGAMTKSKNIGMVGGYPIPEVNRLMHAFMAGAKEIAPDITFQVAFIGSWFDPPKAKETAFAQIEAGADLLYAERFGVSDAAKEKGLLAVGNVIDTQADYPETVVASALWHFEPTLDHAIAQLKAGNFKAENYGIYSFMKEGGCSLAPFGTFEGKIPEAALKLVAEKEAAIKDGSFVVEINDTEPKSS
- a CDS encoding BREX system ATP-binding domain-containing protein codes for the protein MGNWSQATQFDQSTAIEEIVFFANRLLEGSRPVRLLVGEDGFGRSMLLDLARHTVCAKQAAVLTVSVVPQDGYGWGLDPDFATGLAQGGQQGLKAMAALLDRFFAGVRAQANRHRGDEHAIIRKRLEVLRPLTGGRHLSHRLLSYWQAYGEGDQRQMALALSQLGQPVAGISPIDQLSLMSVLCQLSGVAGVLIILRGEDDASLMQAFDAVSNFAQPGCPSELFLQRMGFLVVANPAALHRRESQALMDISPHAMRSAIEQGGRLVTQIHRLSINVPRLCVEDYLRA